From the genome of Carnobacterium viridans:
TGAAGCAAAACAAGTTGAAATTTCTGCAGAAATCGCAAAAATCTTAAGTGAGACTGAAACTTCTCAAGGTATTTTTGCGGTTGTAAAAAAAGTAGATCAATTAGATAAGCCTATTCTTACGAAGCCTTTTTTATTTTTAGACAATGTTCAAGACCCGGGAAATGTTGGAACAATGGTTCGCACAGCAGATGCTGCTGGTTTTGGGGGAGTCGTATTAGGAAAGGGGTCCGTTGATCTTTACAATAGTAAAGTGTTGCGCTCTATGCAAGGAAGTCATTTTCATTTGCCGGTATACCAAGGAGATTTAAATGAATGGTTTGATTTATTTTTTGAACATGAGTTTCCAGTTTTTGGTACTGAGTTAAATGAAGAGGCTGTTTCCTATCGAGAAATTACCCCTCAAGTTGTGTATGGGTTAGTTATGGGAAATGAAGGCAATGGAATGTCGGATGAATTATTAAAACGTACTACAAAGAATCTCTATATTCCAATTGTAGGACAAGCTGAGTCTCTAAATGTTGCAGTAGCTGCTGGGATAGTCATGTTTTCATTAACAAAGATTGAAAGTTGAGTGTTGCGAAACTATGTCAAAAAAATGAACATTCCTAATATTTCTTTAAAATTTAAGTGTTCTGCTTTAAAAGTCGAAGTATACATTGTATGATGGGAACCAGTTAGCAAATCATTATAGATTATTACGAAAAGGAAGTTGTTTAATGACCGAACCAAAATGGAAGCAAGATTTAGAATACGTTGCACTTATCGAGGATTTATTGGAATGTGAAGAAGTAAAGAAACTTAATGACTATACTCAACATCATTTTACTACAAGACTAGATCATTCAATTAGCGTATCTTATATCAGTTATTGTATTGCTAAAAAACATAATTTGGATGCTAGAGCTACAGCTCGTGCAGGTTTGCTTCATGATTTGTTTTATTATGATTGGAGAACAACGAAATTTGATGAGGGAACTCATGCATATGTACACCCTCGCATGGCTTGCGAAAACGCAAAAAAATTAACAGAACTAAGTGATTTAGAGTGCGACATTATTATTAAACACATGTGGCTAGCTACTGTAGCTCTTCCAAAGTATAAAGAAAGTTACATTGTAACGTTTGTTGATAAATATTGTGCAGTAAAAGAAGTCGCTGTTCCATTGACTGGAAAAATGAGAAGCTCTGTAAAGAACGCTTGGGCTCGTTTGAAACCAGCTGCAGTACAATAAAAATATAAATATAAATAAGTTGTAATAGACGTTTTTAACTGAATCTTAAAAGACTAAACCTTAAATAAGGCTTAGTCTTTTTTTGCTTCAGTTAGAAGGTTTTTTAGAATTTCAGTTCGTGTTTCAACCAATTCTGGGAATTGATAAAAAAAGTTTTGTTTTTTTTGAGCAACGGTATCATTGCTTTGTTTAGGAGAGAGAATAAAAAATGTCCATGATTCAGCAATATCTTCTTCAGGATGGGTAACAGCATAGCTTGTCAAAAAGTCATCAGCATGTTCAAGATAAAATGCTTGTTGAGCTTTTGAATCTGACTGAACATTGAGATGTTGCCACTCTTTATAATAATAAATCCAAAATTCTTGGTAATATACATTCATATACGAATCAGGAGTGCTTTCTCCATAGAAAGAAGAGTAAGTAGTTTCTTTTTGATCAAAAGTTTTCCAATCGTAATTGCTGACCAATTGTTTGTTGTTTAAAGTCAAAAGGTGACCGTATTCATGAATTAAAGTGTAATAAAAATTTTTTTTATCAATACTATCGATAAAATCCACTCCAAGTTGCCAAGTATCTCCATTGTAGTCTAAGGGTTCAACGTAACCTAAAAGATTGCTAATACCATCTGAAAAAACAGAGAAAGAATAAACGTTTGTCCGTAAGTCTGCTGGTATAATTGTTTTAAAAGTGTCCCATAATCGATGATGGTCATTTGTATCTCTAGCATACTCAGTCTGATTAGTATTAGCTGTATTGATAATTCCATTGGAAAGCACATCATTAGTAACTTGATAGGTTACAATAGTTGATTTTTGGATTAAGGCACTTTGACTTTGTTCTATATTAGTACCAGCTTTTGTAGGAGCTCCAGATTTGAAGTCTAAAGGATCACCAATAAGTTCTTTTATCTCATCAAGATAACCGTCCCCCTCTTCAATGGTGCCCTCACTACTAGATTTTTCAACAGTATCGTCAATGAATCCCGGCATTGTGATAATCTCATAAGAAAAATAGCTTAGAAACAATAATGAGCTAGTGAAAATCAAAAATAAGATTCGCTGCATCTTTCTTTCACCTCCAAAAATCCCATTAGTTAGATACTGTAAGTTTAGTGAACGCAAATAAAATTGTAAAGCAAAGATACCTTTTTACCCGTAAAGAAACGCATTCGTTAAAGGGATAGAAAGATTTCTTTTAAGACACAAAAATAATACATGAAATTTTCAAAAAAAAGATTGTCGAAGTATAACTCAGAGTATATAATAATGCTTGCCGTATAAAATTAAAAAGACAAAATGGGTCTTCTTAATCCAGTGAAATAGGGAATGCAAGCGGTTCAATGAATGCTACAATAAAATGAATTTTCAGATAGGATTGGAGGAAGCTTAAATGATAGAGGTAACGTTTACCAAACAAAAAGCACTTATTAGAAAAGCTAGTTCAGAAGATTTGCCAGAAATGGTAGATATCTATAATAAGGCCATACTTACAGGAGGCATCACCTGTGATCTTGATCCATTTACAGTAGAAGAAAGAAAATCATGGTTTGAGTCTCATCAAATAGAAAAATACCCACTGTTCGTTTATGAAGTTGATGGAAAGGTTGCCGGATATAGTCATTTAAGTGGATACCGAGTAGGAAGAAGAGCGGTAGAACAGGTAGCTGAAATTAGTTATTATGTAAATAGTGATTATCGAAAGCGTGGAATTGGATCAAAGTTAGTTGATTATGCGCTACAACAAGCTAAAGAGATTGGTTACTTAAATGTTATTGCGATGATCGTAGAAGGTAATGGAGCAAGTGAATACATTCTTGGGAAATTTGGTTTTCAACAATGGGGAAGAATGCCAAAGATAGCTGATTTTAACGGAGC
Proteins encoded in this window:
- a CDS encoding TrmH family RNA methyltransferase; this encodes MELILSTKNERVKNWKKLQSRRGRQKSGAYLIEGFHLIEEALKNHAIILEIMISEEVAVGDIPEFNEAKQVEISAEIAKILSETETSQGIFAVVKKVDQLDKPILTKPFLFLDNVQDPGNVGTMVRTADAAGFGGVVLGKGSVDLYNSKVLRSMQGSHFHLPVYQGDLNEWFDLFFEHEFPVFGTELNEEAVSYREITPQVVYGLVMGNEGNGMSDELLKRTTKNLYIPIVGQAESLNVAVAAGIVMFSLTKIES
- a CDS encoding GNAT family N-acetyltransferase, with product MIEVTFTKQKALIRKASSEDLPEMVDIYNKAILTGGITCDLDPFTVEERKSWFESHQIEKYPLFVYEVDGKVAGYSHLSGYRVGRRAVEQVAEISYYVNSDYRKRGIGSKLVDYALQQAKEIGYLNVIAMIVEGNGASEYILGKFGFQQWGRMPKIADFNGALHDHLYYGLKIN
- a CDS encoding HD domain-containing protein; the encoded protein is MTEPKWKQDLEYVALIEDLLECEEVKKLNDYTQHHFTTRLDHSISVSYISYCIAKKHNLDARATARAGLLHDLFYYDWRTTKFDEGTHAYVHPRMACENAKKLTELSDLECDIIIKHMWLATVALPKYKESYIVTFVDKYCAVKEVAVPLTGKMRSSVKNAWARLKPAAVQ